From the Streptomyces sp. SN-593 genome, the window CTTGATCTGGAGGCCGTCGTCGGTGCGGCGGGCGGTGCGGACCGCGGCGCCCGGCGCGGACGGAGCCTCCGATACCCCCGCTGCCGCCGGTACCCCCGCTGCCCCCGGTGGACGCGCGTCGCGCCCGGTACGGTCCCGGTGGTGGTCCGCGTACCGCTCCCCCTGGCGGCCGCCGCGGAACCACTGCGCCAGCCGGCGGGCGAAGTGCGGGTCGAACAGGGCCGGTTCGGGCCCGTGCGCGTGCAGCCGCTCGTCCACCGCGGGCCGGCCCGTGGTCCAGCCGGCGGCGCGCGGGAGGTGGCGCGCGATGGTCTCGGCCGGGCTCAGGCACGGGCCCGCGCGCTCGCCGTCGGGGCTGCCGGGCAGCACCACCCCGACGATCTGGCCGGTGGCGGCGTCCACGGCCGCGGCGCCGCCGTATCCCGCGGTGAAGGCCCCCGCCGGGGCCAGCCCCACCCGCCCGTCGGCGCCGCCCGCCACGCCGCCGGTCGCCGCGGCCATCCACCGCCCGGCGCCCTCCGCGGCCGGGAATCCGTACACCCGCACCTCGCGGTGGGGCACGGACAGCCGGCGCAGCGCGCTCGCGGCGCCCGCCGGGCCGGGTCGGGCCAGCCGCAGCAGCGCGACCCCGCCCGCCTCGGCGGCGCAGACCTGTTCGGCGACCGCGTGGCGGGAGGCGCCCCGGGCCGCGACGAACTCCGCGGTGACGTGTTCCCCCTCGGCGACGGCTGCCGCGTGCGTGAGCACCCACTGCGGGTCGACCAGTACCCCGGCCCCCGCGATCGTCCCGTCGCCCCGCCGGATGCGCACCGCCCACGGTGGCGCCGCCCCGGAGCCCCGGCCGCCGATTCCCCCTTCGGCCTCCATGTCCGGCACTCTACGCCTGACGGTCCATCATGTCCGCCCGATGAACCGGACGATTCGCCCGGTGACGCCCACGGGCGGCCCCCGCGGCGCGGCCCCACCGCCCCGGCCCCGCGCGCCGACCCCCCGCCCGCGCAGCCGAACTCCCGCCCCCGCGGCGCCCACCGCCCGGCCCCCGGCGGCCGAACTCCCGCCCGCGCGGCCCGGATCGCGTCGGACCGCGTCAAACCGCTCAGCCACGTGGCCACCGCGGCGCGCGACCTGATGAACGGCGCCGGTTCCCCCGCGGGCCCGGTGGCCTGGTCGCTCGCCGCCACCGCCGCCGTCGTCCTGGTCTGCGCCCCTGTCACCCTGCGCCTGTACGCCGCGGACCGTTGACGCTCCCCGCGCCGGGCGGCCGCCGCGTCCGCCCGGCGCGGGGAGGTACGGCGGCCGCGAACGGCCGGCGCTCGGACCTTCCGGACCGTCAGACCGCGACCGTCTCGCCGATCGGCACGATCTCCAGGGGGACCTCGGTCAGCGCCTCCGGGCTGAGGAACCGGGCGGTCGACTGCTGACCGGTCTCGCTGAGCATGACCTCGTGGATCTGGACCAGGCGCCGCGGCGCGACCTCGCGGACGTAGTCGACCGAGGCCGCCAGGCTGGTCCACGGCCCGCTGGTGGGCAGCAGCAGGGTGCCGACCCGGGCGTCGGGGGCGTGGTAGGCGTCGCCGGGGTGGTAGACGTCCTCGTCCACGAGGTAGCCGACGTTGGTGACGCGCGGGATGTCGCGGTGGATGGCGGCGTGCAGTTCGCCGAACACGCGGACGTCGAAGCCCGCGACGCCCAGCACGTCCCCCGCCGCCACGGCCGTGACCTGGCCGGGGCGGGCCGACCAGCGGTCGACCACGGACGCGGGACCGTAGACCCGCAACTCGGGCCGCGCCTCCAGGGACTTCGCGATCAGCTCCTCGTCGAAGTGGTCGAAGTGCTCGTGCGTGACCAGCACGGCGTCGGCGGCGGCCACCTCCTGCGCCGCCTCGGGGCTGAACGCGCCCGGGTCGATGACGAGCCGCGCGCCGTCCTTGGCCAGGGTCACGCAGGCGTGGGTGTGCTTGGTCAGGTCCATCAGGCGTCCTCTCCGGATATCTACAGGGGAAACTGTACAGGTTGCCCTACATTACTGCTAGCGTGGCCGCATGCCCCGCCTTCCCCGCGACCCCGCCCGCGACCCCACGCCGGAACAGCTCGCGGCGACCCTCCGCAGCACCGTCGGCACCCTGGTCCGGGCCACCCGTTCGTCCGACCGGCTCGCCGCGATCCCGGCGACGGTGCTGGACCTGCTCGACCGGCGGGGCCCCATGACGACCGCCGACCTCGCGGCCGGCCGGGGGGTGCGCCACCAGACCATGGCCGCGACCGTCAGGGAACTCACCGACGCCGGCTACCTGGCCGCGGGCCCGCACCCGGCCGACGCCCGCAAGAAGATCCTCACCCTGACCCCCGCGGGCGCCCGCGCGCTCGCGGCCGACCGGCGCCACCGGGTCGGCGCGCTCGCGCAGGCGCTGGCCACGAGCCTCGACGGCGACGAGCGGCGCGCCCTGGCCCGCGCGCTGCACCTGCTCGACCGCGTCGCGGCCGCGCTCACGCCGGACGGAAGCACCCCCGACGGAAGCACCTCCGACGGAAGGGCCCCGACGGAACGGCCCCGTCATCCGAGACCCAAGGCGACCCGGCCGCGGATCGCGGCCCCGTGAGCGGACCCTGGTGACACCGGCGGGGTGCGGCCGGCCCGGTCGACGGCCCCGCCGACCTGCGCGGACGACCGCTCCCCCCGCGCGTTTTCAGCGATAACACTTTTCTCGAATCACCGATCGCCCTCGTGTTATCGTTGATCTCGTCAACGTGCAATCGTCGAAAACAAGGAGCGTGTCAT encodes:
- a CDS encoding MBL fold metallo-hydrolase, which translates into the protein MDLTKHTHACVTLAKDGARLVIDPGAFSPEAAQEVAAADAVLVTHEHFDHFDEELIAKSLEARPELRVYGPASVVDRWSARPGQVTAVAAGDVLGVAGFDVRVFGELHAAIHRDIPRVTNVGYLVDEDVYHPGDAYHAPDARVGTLLLPTSGPWTSLAASVDYVREVAPRRLVQIHEVMLSETGQQSTARFLSPEALTEVPLEIVPIGETVAV
- a CDS encoding MarR family winged helix-turn-helix transcriptional regulator, producing MPRLPRDPARDPTPEQLAATLRSTVGTLVRATRSSDRLAAIPATVLDLLDRRGPMTTADLAAGRGVRHQTMAATVRELTDAGYLAAGPHPADARKKILTLTPAGARALAADRRHRVGALAQALATSLDGDERRALARALHLLDRVAAALTPDGSTPDGSTSDGRAPTERPRHPRPKATRPRIAAP